One genomic segment of Pseudonocardia sp. T1-2H includes these proteins:
- a CDS encoding acetate uptake transporter produces MTRSASGGPASEDTASEPLEVRPHSPVDHIADPGPLGLAAFAMTTFVLSCVNAGLAPKSVEPVVLPLALFYGGLAQLLAGMWEFRKANTFGALAFSSYGAFWLSFAAYVKFIAPGLPAADAASATGLFLLAWTIFTAYMTVASVRVSGAVAAVLIALLATFVLLTIGAYSGAAGVSRLGGYFGILTAVLAWYASFAGVVNATFKKPVLPVFPTAAR; encoded by the coding sequence ATGACCCGCTCGGCCTCCGGAGGCCCCGCTTCCGAGGACACCGCTTCCGAGCCGCTCGAGGTCCGTCCACACAGCCCAGTCGACCATATCGCCGATCCCGGACCGCTCGGGCTGGCCGCGTTTGCGATGACCACCTTCGTGCTCAGCTGTGTGAACGCCGGGCTGGCACCCAAGTCCGTCGAGCCGGTGGTGCTGCCCTTGGCGCTGTTCTACGGCGGGCTGGCCCAGTTGCTCGCGGGAATGTGGGAGTTCCGCAAGGCCAACACCTTCGGTGCGTTGGCGTTCTCCTCCTACGGGGCGTTCTGGCTGTCCTTCGCCGCCTACGTCAAATTCATCGCCCCCGGGCTGCCTGCCGCCGACGCGGCATCGGCGACGGGATTGTTCCTGCTGGCCTGGACCATCTTCACCGCCTACATGACGGTCGCCTCGGTCCGGGTGTCCGGCGCGGTGGCCGCGGTGTTGATCGCTCTGTTGGCGACGTTCGTCCTGCTGACCATCGGGGCGTACTCCGGTGCGGCCGGGGTCAGTCGGCTCGGTGGTTACTTCGGCATCCTCACCGCGGTGCTGGCCTGGTACGCCTCGTTCGCCGGGGTCGTCAACGCGACGTTCAAGAAGCCGGTGCTGCCGGTCTTCCCGACCGCGGCCCGGTAG
- a CDS encoding CaiB/BaiF CoA transferase family protein: MKSPDARAVLERLVRWADVLVTNFPPPTRARLGLEYESLAQLNPRLIYADVTGFGETGPDADKPGFDVTAYWARSGLMNLTRQPTAPPALNVFGAGDHSTAISLFAGIMTALYRREKTGQGARVTASLIAEGAWAAGCWLQAVLAGASDPQPVDRRHPPNALGNLYRTADDRWLLLVFANEDKEVPLFLRAIGHPEAAEDPRFKDSPSRHAHADVLAELLDKEFATRPMADWRKVFDAAGLTYGVVQTLEETAHDPQFTAAGVFVPVDDGSTEPLLTIDSPVRLDQEQKVRPRPAPALGEHTQAVLSELGFDAADIDELRTAGTIPHS; the protein is encoded by the coding sequence CTGAAATCGCCCGACGCCCGGGCGGTGCTCGAGCGGCTGGTGCGGTGGGCCGACGTGCTGGTGACCAACTTCCCGCCGCCGACCCGGGCCAGGCTGGGCCTGGAATACGAGAGCCTGGCACAGCTCAACCCGCGTCTGATCTACGCCGACGTCACCGGCTTCGGCGAGACGGGACCGGACGCGGACAAGCCCGGCTTCGACGTCACGGCCTACTGGGCACGCAGCGGGCTGATGAACCTGACGCGCCAGCCCACCGCCCCCCCGGCGCTCAACGTCTTCGGCGCGGGCGACCATTCCACGGCTATCAGCCTCTTCGCGGGAATCATGACCGCGCTCTACCGCCGCGAAAAGACCGGCCAGGGGGCCCGCGTCACCGCCTCGCTGATCGCTGAAGGGGCCTGGGCAGCGGGCTGCTGGCTGCAGGCCGTGCTGGCCGGGGCGAGTGATCCGCAACCGGTCGATCGGCGCCATCCGCCCAACGCCCTGGGCAATCTCTACCGCACCGCGGACGACCGCTGGCTGCTGCTGGTCTTCGCCAACGAGGACAAGGAGGTCCCCCTGTTCCTCAGGGCCATCGGCCACCCCGAGGCGGCCGAGGACCCGCGCTTCAAGGACTCCCCCAGCCGACACGCCCACGCCGATGTGCTCGCTGAGCTGCTGGACAAGGAGTTCGCCACTCGACCGATGGCCGACTGGCGCAAGGTGTTCGACGCCGCCGGCCTCACCTACGGGGTCGTCCAGACCCTCGAGGAGACCGCCCACGACCCCCAGTTCACCGCCGCCGGGGTGTTCGTACCCGTCGACGACGGCAGCACCGAGCCCCTCCTCACCATCGACAGCCCCGTGCGGCTGGACCAGGAGCAGAAGGTCCGCCCGCGCCCGGCCCCCGCCCTCGGCGAACACACCCAGGCCGTGCTGAGCGAGCTCGGCTTCGACGCCGCTGACATCGACGAGCTGCGCACCGCAGGGACGATCCCGCACAGCTGA
- a CDS encoding PucR family transcriptional regulator, translated as MDGAGHPIDRQVSAAMAAVSLRLVEVSHDLWQRLVDDIPELNGDDALVSLLSASVEANVATILDVLEHGMALDTLDAPAAAVEYARRVAQRGIPLHALVRAYRVGHARFLQWCLDEVPQQTDDPAVVRAVIRRLLDQSFGYIDRISEQMISAYQHERDRWLLTQGAVRAVRVRALLDQERVDLDRTEAALGYRLRQHHMGLISWMPEATPGGEGLTRLDRLTTVLADELGCPGKPLFVPFDESVAWSWLSMGSRTDLAWERLAEPVAAQDSTARVAVGEPAAGVDGFRQTHQQALRAQDVAVAARPGVQVTSFAEVGPVALLCADLDATRGWVWLVLGALATDDEPSERLRETLRVFLTSKGSYVAAGERLTLHKNTVRYRIRKAQVALGRPSQDRRGDVELALRVCHCLGSVVLRPVQT; from the coding sequence GTGGACGGCGCCGGCCATCCCATCGACCGGCAGGTCTCGGCCGCGATGGCGGCCGTGAGCCTGCGGCTCGTCGAGGTCAGTCACGACCTCTGGCAGCGCCTGGTCGACGACATCCCCGAGCTCAACGGCGACGACGCTCTCGTGAGCCTGCTCTCCGCCAGCGTCGAGGCCAACGTGGCCACCATCCTTGACGTCCTCGAACACGGGATGGCGCTGGACACCCTCGACGCTCCTGCGGCCGCGGTCGAGTACGCCCGGCGCGTCGCCCAGCGCGGCATCCCGCTGCACGCCCTGGTCCGGGCCTACCGCGTCGGTCACGCCCGGTTCCTGCAGTGGTGCCTGGACGAGGTCCCGCAGCAGACCGATGACCCCGCGGTCGTCCGGGCGGTCATCCGCCGCCTGCTCGATCAGAGCTTCGGCTACATCGACCGGATCTCCGAACAGATGATCTCGGCGTACCAGCACGAGCGGGACCGATGGTTGTTGACCCAGGGCGCGGTGCGGGCCGTCCGGGTGCGGGCGCTGCTGGACCAGGAACGGGTCGACCTCGATCGGACGGAGGCGGCGCTGGGCTATCGGCTGCGTCAACACCACATGGGCCTGATCTCCTGGATGCCCGAAGCGACGCCGGGCGGCGAAGGGCTGACCAGGCTCGACCGGCTCACCACGGTTCTCGCCGACGAGCTGGGTTGTCCGGGCAAGCCGTTGTTCGTGCCGTTCGATGAGTCGGTGGCCTGGTCGTGGTTGTCCATGGGCAGCCGCACGGACCTCGCGTGGGAGCGGCTGGCCGAACCCGTCGCGGCCCAGGATTCGACGGCGCGTGTCGCCGTCGGCGAGCCTGCGGCCGGCGTCGACGGCTTCCGGCAGACCCACCAGCAGGCGCTGCGGGCGCAGGACGTCGCCGTCGCGGCACGCCCGGGCGTACAGGTCACCAGCTTTGCCGAGGTCGGCCCGGTCGCCCTGCTGTGCGCCGATCTCGACGCCACCCGTGGCTGGGTGTGGCTCGTTCTCGGCGCGCTGGCCACAGACGACGAGCCCAGCGAACGACTCCGCGAGACGCTGCGGGTCTTCCTGACTTCGAAGGGCAGCTATGTGGCCGCAGGGGAACGCCTGACGCTGCACAAGAACACCGTCCGGTATCGGATCCGCAAGGCGCAGGTAGCGCTCGGCCGCCCGAGCCAGGACCGACGCGGGGACGTGGAACTGGCGCTGCGGGTCTGCCACTGCCTCGGATCCGTGGTGCTGCGACCCGTCCAGACGTAA
- a CDS encoding acyl-CoA dehydrogenase family protein, translating into MKQTATDSVPGSPTAATADANGKPVVEPPVLGGPEHTDYYRLDELLTDEQRALRRQVREFMDREVLPIINPYWERAEFPHELVPKLAELGIAGFQIPGYGSPGMSNVTAGLVILELARGDLSISTFAGVHSALAMMSIALLGSEEQKQRFLPPMARLEKIGAFGLTEPAHGTDVVMLETTARQDGGSYVLNGHKRWIGNATFADYTIIWARGEDGHVGGYVVEKGTPGFDPQFIAGKTALRCVQNAQISLTDVRVPAENRLENSHTFRDTEEVLLASRFCVAWEAVGAAVAGYETALAYAQQRHQFGVPLASFQLVQYRLARMLADVTNMLCLQLRLSQLMDERKVTMPEVALAKMHNCERARAILADARDLLGGNGIVLDYHVARHLADMEAIDTYEGTDVVQALIVGRDITGHNAFMPPAAPRH; encoded by the coding sequence ATGAAGCAGACGGCCACCGACTCGGTGCCGGGCTCGCCCACTGCGGCTACCGCGGATGCGAATGGGAAACCCGTCGTCGAGCCGCCCGTGCTGGGTGGCCCGGAGCACACGGACTACTACCGGCTGGACGAACTTCTGACCGACGAGCAGCGAGCGCTTCGCCGGCAGGTGCGCGAGTTCATGGACCGGGAGGTCCTGCCGATCATCAACCCCTACTGGGAGCGTGCGGAGTTCCCGCACGAGCTGGTTCCCAAGCTGGCGGAGCTCGGCATCGCGGGTTTCCAGATCCCGGGTTACGGCAGCCCGGGGATGAGCAACGTGACCGCGGGGCTGGTGATCCTGGAGCTGGCGCGCGGTGACCTGAGCATCTCCACGTTCGCCGGCGTGCACTCGGCGCTGGCCATGATGTCGATCGCGCTGCTGGGCTCGGAGGAGCAGAAGCAGCGGTTCCTGCCGCCGATGGCGCGCCTGGAGAAGATCGGCGCCTTCGGCCTGACCGAACCCGCCCACGGAACCGACGTGGTCATGCTCGAGACGACCGCGCGCCAGGACGGCGGGTCCTATGTGCTCAACGGGCACAAGCGCTGGATCGGCAACGCGACCTTCGCCGACTACACGATCATCTGGGCGCGGGGCGAGGACGGGCACGTCGGCGGGTACGTGGTGGAGAAGGGCACGCCGGGGTTCGATCCTCAGTTCATCGCGGGCAAGACGGCGCTGCGCTGCGTGCAGAACGCGCAGATCTCCCTCACCGACGTCCGGGTGCCGGCGGAGAACCGACTGGAGAACTCACACACCTTCCGCGACACCGAGGAGGTGCTGCTGGCCTCGCGCTTCTGCGTGGCCTGGGAGGCGGTCGGCGCCGCCGTCGCCGGCTACGAGACGGCGCTGGCCTACGCCCAGCAGCGCCACCAGTTCGGCGTCCCCCTGGCGAGCTTCCAGCTCGTCCAGTACCGGTTGGCGCGGATGCTGGCAGACGTCACCAACATGCTGTGCCTGCAGCTGCGGCTCAGCCAGCTCATGGACGAGCGCAAGGTGACGATGCCCGAGGTGGCACTGGCCAAGATGCACAACTGCGAGCGCGCACGGGCCATCCTCGCCGACGCCCGCGACCTGCTCGGCGGCAACGGCATCGTGCTCGACTACCACGTCGCCAGGCACCTGGCCGACATGGAGGCCATCGACACCTACGAGGGCACCGACGTGGTGCAGGCGCTGATCGTCGGCCGTGACATCACCGGTCACAACGCCTTCATGCCCCCCGCTGCGCCTCGTCACTAG
- a CDS encoding 3-hydroxyacyl-CoA dehydrogenase NAD-binding domain-containing protein yields the protein MTDTSAAPRGPLDDYRNVSVIGAGVIGASWAALFLARGLTVTVTDPRPDAEKQLHDQVHDTLPVLRALGLPVTDLTRNLRFETDLDKAVVDADAVQENGPEQLDFKQRIFARIEEATRPDTLLLSSTSGIRATRIAEAMKQPGRLVVGHPFNPPHLIPLVEVVPGERTDPAVVRRAVAFYTALGKKPQVLHKEAPGFVANRLQAALFREAVHLVAQGVVTEQELDSVVTSSIGLRWAVAGPFRTFQLGGGPGGLPYFLKHLGPGLESLWQDLGSPRLDQPTVELLGEQARGDESIAVLAAERDQAQIKLMQALGQTPPDDLAPATR from the coding sequence GTGACCGACACCTCCGCCGCACCGCGCGGCCCCCTGGACGACTACCGGAACGTCAGTGTGATCGGCGCCGGAGTGATCGGAGCATCGTGGGCCGCCCTGTTCCTCGCCCGAGGCCTGACCGTCACCGTGACCGACCCACGACCCGACGCCGAGAAGCAACTACACGATCAGGTGCACGACACCCTCCCCGTCCTGCGTGCACTTGGCCTGCCTGTCACAGACCTCACCCGCAACCTGCGGTTCGAGACCGACCTCGACAAAGCCGTCGTGGACGCCGACGCCGTGCAGGAGAACGGTCCCGAGCAGCTGGACTTCAAACAACGCATCTTCGCCCGGATCGAAGAGGCCACCCGCCCCGATACGCTGCTACTCAGCTCCACCTCCGGCATCCGCGCGACCCGGATCGCCGAGGCGATGAAGCAGCCCGGCCGGCTCGTCGTCGGCCACCCGTTCAACCCGCCGCACCTGATCCCGCTGGTCGAGGTCGTCCCCGGGGAGAGGACGGACCCGGCTGTCGTAAGGCGCGCTGTCGCCTTCTACACTGCGCTCGGCAAGAAGCCACAGGTCCTGCACAAAGAAGCACCAGGGTTCGTCGCCAACCGACTGCAGGCCGCACTCTTCCGGGAGGCAGTCCACCTAGTCGCTCAAGGCGTGGTGACCGAGCAGGAGCTCGACTCCGTCGTCACCTCGTCGATCGGTTTGCGCTGGGCCGTCGCCGGCCCCTTCCGCACCTTCCAGCTCGGCGGTGGCCCCGGTGGCCTTCCGTACTTCCTGAAACACCTCGGCCCGGGCCTCGAGAGCCTCTGGCAAGACCTCGGTTCCCCCCGCCTGGACCAACCCACCGTCGAACTGCTCGGCGAGCAGGCCCGCGGTGACGAATCGATCGCTGTTCTGGCAGCCGAACGAGATCAGGCACAGATCAAGCTGATGCAAGCCCTGGGGCAGACGCCGCCGGACGACCTCGCGCCGGCGACGCGCTGA
- a CDS encoding acetoacetate decarboxylase, whose product MRMQDLAQKLTTPLDAPAFLRGPYRFTDRTYLTITYRTDPRALERVVPPPLKVLDPTVRFEVMRMPDVTGLGDYTEAGQAISVEYEGERGEFNLAMYVDSFPAIASGREIGAFPKKLGSPRLIVDSDTLVGTLDYGSLRVATATMGYKHAPLDADQARDELCSATFMLKLLPGYDGEPRISELVRTQIKDITVKGAWTGPARLQLFHHALAPLADLPVLDVLAASHVLTDLTLGPADVVHDYLTH is encoded by the coding sequence ATGCGCATGCAGGACCTAGCGCAGAAGCTCACCACCCCACTGGACGCTCCGGCCTTCCTCCGCGGCCCCTACCGCTTCACCGACCGGACGTACCTCACCATCACCTACCGCACCGATCCACGGGCACTGGAGCGCGTCGTCCCACCCCCGCTGAAGGTCCTCGATCCGACGGTGCGCTTCGAGGTCATGCGGATGCCCGACGTCACCGGGCTAGGTGACTACACCGAGGCCGGCCAGGCGATCTCGGTCGAATACGAGGGAGAGCGCGGCGAGTTCAACCTCGCGATGTACGTGGACAGCTTCCCTGCCATCGCCAGCGGGCGCGAGATCGGCGCCTTCCCCAAGAAGCTCGGCAGTCCGAGGCTGATCGTCGACTCCGACACCCTGGTCGGCACGCTCGACTACGGCTCACTGCGGGTCGCCACCGCAACCATGGGCTACAAGCACGCCCCGCTGGACGCCGACCAAGCACGCGACGAGCTCTGCAGCGCCACCTTCATGCTGAAACTCCTGCCCGGCTACGACGGCGAACCACGCATTAGCGAGCTCGTCCGCACCCAGATCAAGGACATCACGGTCAAGGGCGCCTGGACCGGTCCCGCCCGGCTCCAGCTCTTTCACCACGCCCTGGCACCCCTGGCCGACCTACCCGTCCTGGACGTCCTCGCCGCCAGCCACGTCCTCACCGATCTCACCCTGGGCCCCGCCGACGTCGTCCACGACTACCTCACCCACTGA
- a CDS encoding CoA transferase gives MENTPLLDGLHVVDLASFIAGPAATTVLGDFGADVVKVEPPGVGDSYRAFSRFPPTHRSKASTTPGSSTTATSAASS, from the coding sequence ATGGAGAACACGCCCCTGCTGGACGGACTACACGTCGTCGACCTCGCAAGCTTCATCGCCGGACCCGCCGCAACCACCGTGCTCGGTGACTTCGGCGCCGACGTGGTCAAGGTGGAACCGCCGGGCGTCGGGGACAGCTACCGCGCCTTCAGCCGCTTTCCCCCAACCCACAGGTCGAAGGCATCAACTACACCTGGCAGCTCGACAACCGCAACAAGCGCAGCATCGAGCTGA
- a CDS encoding DUF6010 family protein → MVLDWLINGAIGGAVVSLVAFVLSRFVHDVIGRVWLAFVLVAAAFFYLMFASRADAGTAWLIGEVVGIAIYGGMGVLGIRRSPMWLAAGWALHPVWDMLLHHVGPGRSFTPEAYPVSCVSWDLLVAAYIAAAYGFGLVGGRRSGLRAERAVRGTAL, encoded by the coding sequence GTGGTACTCGACTGGCTCATCAACGGCGCGATCGGCGGCGCCGTCGTGTCCCTCGTCGCCTTCGTCCTGTCCCGCTTCGTCCACGACGTCATCGGGCGCGTCTGGCTCGCCTTCGTCCTGGTGGCGGCCGCCTTCTTCTACCTCATGTTCGCCTCACGCGCGGACGCGGGCACCGCCTGGCTGATCGGCGAGGTCGTCGGCATCGCCATCTACGGCGGGATGGGTGTGCTCGGCATCCGCCGCTCCCCGATGTGGCTCGCGGCGGGGTGGGCCCTGCACCCGGTGTGGGACATGCTGCTGCACCACGTCGGCCCGGGCCGCTCCTTCACGCCCGAGGCCTACCCGGTCTCCTGCGTGAGCTGGGATCTCCTGGTCGCCGCCTACATCGCGGCCGCGTACGGGTTCGGGCTGGTCGGCGGACGCCGGTCGGGGCTGCGCGCGGAGCGCGCGGTGCGCGGTACGGCGCTGTAG